The following proteins come from a genomic window of Ignavibacteriales bacterium:
- a CDS encoding porin has protein sequence MKKFYGVSLIVILFASISFAQTAPEKVKFSGLMFGDYFYNINNVDGNLRNLNGFQFRRIYFTADIAVSDNFDARFRTETDQSAASNTSGGKLGVMVKDAYLKWKGIFSGSDLLVGISPTPAFDISEGAWGYRALEKTTMDLNGIVPSRDLGIDLKGKITDNGSINYWVKIADNSGNAPETDKYKRYYALVQVKPIDGLQATLYYDLAAKADVTDAFDSKTKSNNATVAAIFLNYQKKTDFALGFEGFTRSIQNGYKTTGALMNQSTMGLSFWAWVSLSEKFRLVARYDSYDPNTDVDNDGTSLLLAGLDFRAAKNVSIIPNIEIFTPQSVKNTNGSSDSSNLQGRVTFSFTF, from the coding sequence ATGAAAAAATTTTATGGTGTGTCGTTAATCGTAATCTTATTCGCATCAATCAGTTTTGCTCAAACAGCGCCCGAAAAAGTAAAATTCAGCGGATTGATGTTTGGGGATTACTTCTACAATATTAATAACGTAGACGGTAATCTCAGAAATTTGAACGGCTTTCAATTCAGAAGAATTTATTTTACAGCAGATATTGCTGTATCGGATAATTTTGATGCCCGTTTTCGTACCGAAACCGATCAGAGCGCTGCTTCAAATACCAGTGGCGGTAAACTTGGTGTAATGGTTAAAGATGCATACTTAAAATGGAAAGGGATCTTTAGCGGTTCCGATTTATTAGTGGGCATTTCTCCAACTCCTGCTTTCGATATTTCCGAAGGTGCGTGGGGATACCGTGCCTTAGAAAAAACAACTATGGATCTAAATGGAATCGTTCCCTCACGCGATCTTGGTATTGATCTTAAAGGAAAAATTACTGACAACGGTTCAATAAATTACTGGGTAAAGATCGCTGATAACAGCGGTAACGCTCCGGAAACCGACAAGTACAAAAGATATTATGCATTAGTCCAGGTAAAACCAATAGACGGCTTACAGGCAACTCTTTATTATGATCTTGCGGCTAAAGCTGATGTTACCGATGCATTCGACAGTAAAACCAAATCAAATAATGCGACTGTTGCAGCAATATTCTTAAACTATCAGAAGAAGACTGATTTTGCGCTTGGGTTCGAAGGATTTACCAGAAGCATTCAAAACGGATATAAAACTACCGGCGCGTTGATGAACCAAAGCACAATGGGACTTTCATTCTGGGCGTGGGTTTCATTGTCGGAGAAATTTAGATTAGTTGCAAGATATGACAGCTATGATCCGAATACGGATGTTGATAATGACGGAACATCTTTATTGCTGGCGGGTCTGGACTTTAGAGCAGCTAAAAATGTAAGTATTATTCCAAACATAGAAATCTTCACACCTCAAAGCGTTAAAAACACAAATGGTTCTTCGGATTCAAGCAATCTACAAGGTAGAGTAACTTTTTCTTTCACTTTTTAA
- a CDS encoding SRPBCC domain-containing protein, translating to MKVNDELIIVEQILDVSIESVWNSLTEIGEMHKWYFDNIPEFKPEVGFETQFNIKSEERNFLHHWKVIEVEPLKKIKYRWTFENYPGKSTSAFELSRENNLTKLRLTVEVLEDFPDEIPEFERESCIGGWNYFINNRLRDYLKNK from the coding sequence ATGAAAGTAAATGATGAACTGATAATTGTAGAACAAATTTTGGATGTATCTATTGAATCGGTTTGGAATTCTCTTACGGAGATAGGGGAGATGCACAAATGGTATTTTGATAACATTCCTGAATTTAAACCTGAAGTTGGATTTGAGACGCAATTCAACATTAAAAGCGAAGAGAGAAATTTTTTACATCATTGGAAAGTGATAGAAGTTGAGCCTTTGAAAAAGATAAAATACAGATGGACATTTGAGAATTATCCCGGTAAATCTACATCTGCTTTTGAATTATCAAGAGAAAATAATTTAACAAAGCTGCGGCTTACAGTTGAAGTCCTAGAAGATTTTCCGGATGAGATTCCCGAATTCGAAAGGGAGAGCTGCATCGGCGGATGGAATTATTTTATAAATAACAGATTGAGAGATTATTTAAAAAATAAATGA
- a CDS encoding NAD(P)-dependent alcohol dehydrogenase, with amino-acid sequence MKAIVYTKYGSPDVLQLKEVEIPTPKDDEVLIKIQAASLNAYDWHFLTADIFLIRLMGGGLLKPKYTRLGADIAGKIETVGKNVTQFQPGDEVFGMVKGGFAEYVCSPESALFLKPVNTSFDEAAAIPMAAITALQGLRDEGHIQAGQKVLINGASGGVGTFAVQIAKSYGAEVTAVCRTMNLDQARSIGADYVIDYTKEDFTKNDQKYDLIFAANGYHSLSAYKRALTPKGIYIMAGGTMAQIFQSMLTGSIMSETGGRKMGGVRAKRSQQDLAFLKKLVEAGKVKSIIDRRYPLSETAEALRYLGEGHARGKVVITF; translated from the coding sequence ATGAAAGCCATTGTATACACAAAATACGGATCACCGGATGTTCTTCAACTCAAAGAGGTAGAAATACCTACTCCCAAAGATGATGAAGTCTTGATAAAGATCCAGGCGGCGTCTTTGAATGCATATGACTGGCATTTTCTGACCGCTGACATCTTCTTGATTCGCCTTATGGGCGGAGGATTGCTCAAACCAAAATACACGAGACTCGGCGCTGATATAGCGGGAAAAATTGAAACAGTCGGCAAAAACGTCACGCAGTTTCAGCCGGGTGATGAGGTTTTCGGTATGGTAAAAGGCGGTTTTGCAGAGTATGTCTGTTCTCCTGAAAGCGCGTTGTTTTTGAAACCGGTTAATACTTCGTTCGACGAAGCAGCAGCAATTCCGATGGCGGCGATCACCGCACTTCAGGGTCTTCGCGATGAAGGTCATATTCAAGCGGGTCAAAAAGTTTTAATCAATGGAGCTTCGGGCGGAGTGGGAACTTTTGCGGTGCAGATTGCCAAATCGTATGGTGCCGAAGTTACAGCCGTGTGCAGAACAATGAATTTGGATCAGGCACGCTCGATTGGTGCTGACTATGTTATTGATTACACAAAAGAAGATTTCACCAAAAATGATCAGAAGTATGATCTCATTTTTGCGGCAAACGGATACCATTCGTTATCAGCTTATAAGCGTGCCTTAACTCCCAAAGGTATTTATATTATGGCAGGAGGCACCATGGCTCAGATCTTCCAGTCAATGCTCACCGGATCAATAATGTCGGAAACAGGCGGTAGAAAAATGGGAGGCGTAAGAGCAAAACGAAGTCAGCAAGACCTGGCTTTTCTCAAAAAGCTTGTAGAAGCAGGCAAAGTCAAATCTATTATTGATAGACGTTATCCCCTAAGTGAGACTGCTGAAGCGCTCCGGTATCTTGGTGAAGGACATGCAAGAGGAAAAGTAGTAATAACTTTTTAA